From the Candidatus Amarolinea dominans genome, one window contains:
- a CDS encoding CHAT domain-containing protein, which translates to MDYKLGFQTLKTALVSANPQHLAELATLMDRFDKNERAERLFGSSENTRNERAQIVFALNELALQHCGVSFNDLCQGVQPKPVAQPEAKPKPTTPTSTLRPEPGWVTFKLQLARQAGLEFEVRALETPMGEPRTSGRLPVDTTDLVAVLKVLEKSGYTPDDFTSAQTEALQRVGLVRDGRLVADHLKRIGKGLYDALFPGHVGVAFQMAFNQARLNRATIFLQLRFDHDAVDLARYPWELVHDGQRHLVSAGAVEMARYITYGEAALTLPVKPPAQMLFVESRPRDLTTLPQENERLAVWNALQSLTSAGKLIPERLETPTYDALLDRIGGADYHLIHFDGHGIFARRCSQCRTMNYSHLTVCLSCQTPLDDVPPFGYLAFEDNSGAADFVSTEDMENLLLNSQVRLMFLSACQTGIVRGESLFGGLGPGLIRSGVPAVVAMQFSVPVIATINFAESFYTALARGETVSRAVAQGRRRLFRGNTWFIPTLYLRSQDDEGHLFAE; encoded by the coding sequence ATGGATTACAAACTCGGGTTTCAGACACTCAAGACAGCCCTGGTTTCAGCCAATCCGCAGCACTTAGCGGAGCTGGCAACGCTAATGGATCGCTTCGACAAAAACGAGCGCGCCGAGCGACTGTTCGGCAGCAGCGAAAACACCCGCAACGAACGTGCCCAGATCGTCTTTGCCCTGAATGAGCTTGCCCTGCAACACTGCGGTGTCAGTTTCAACGATCTGTGTCAGGGTGTGCAGCCGAAGCCGGTCGCGCAACCCGAAGCCAAGCCAAAACCCACCACGCCGACCTCCACTCTGCGCCCAGAACCCGGTTGGGTGACCTTCAAGCTCCAGCTTGCTCGCCAGGCCGGCCTTGAGTTCGAGGTGCGGGCGCTGGAAACCCCCATGGGCGAGCCTCGCACCAGCGGCCGGTTGCCCGTTGACACCACCGACTTGGTCGCGGTGCTCAAGGTGCTGGAGAAATCCGGTTACACCCCAGACGACTTTACCTCGGCTCAAACAGAGGCGCTACAGCGAGTAGGGCTGGTGCGAGACGGCCGGCTGGTTGCCGACCACCTGAAGCGTATCGGCAAAGGGCTATACGACGCGTTGTTCCCTGGTCACGTTGGTGTGGCTTTCCAGATGGCCTTCAATCAGGCCCGTCTGAACCGCGCGACGATCTTCTTGCAGTTGCGCTTCGACCACGACGCCGTGGACTTGGCTCGCTACCCGTGGGAGTTAGTGCATGACGGCCAGCGCCACCTAGTCTCCGCTGGCGCTGTGGAGATGGCGCGCTACATCACTTACGGCGAGGCCGCACTAACGCTCCCGGTCAAGCCGCCGGCCCAGATGCTCTTCGTCGAGTCCCGGCCACGGGACTTGACCACGCTGCCGCAGGAGAACGAACGCCTGGCCGTGTGGAACGCCCTGCAATCGTTGACCAGCGCGGGCAAACTAATCCCGGAGCGTCTAGAAACACCCACCTACGACGCGTTACTCGACCGCATCGGCGGCGCCGACTACCACTTGATCCACTTTGACGGCCATGGCATCTTTGCCAGGCGCTGTTCTCAGTGTCGAACTATGAATTACTCTCACCTAACCGTATGCCTCAGTTGCCAGACGCCTTTGGACGATGTACCGCCTTTTGGCTACCTGGCTTTCGAGGACAACTCGGGCGCGGCCGACTTCGTCAGTACCGAGGACATGGAGAACCTATTGCTCAACAGTCAGGTGCGGCTGATGTTCCTCTCGGCCTGCCAGACCGGCATAGTGCGCGGAGAGTCGTTGTTCGGCGGGCTCGGACCGGGCCTGATCCGCTCTGGCGTGCCGGCCGTGGTCGCCATGCAATTCTCGGTGCCAGTCATAGCCACCATCAACTTCGCTGAGAGCTTTTACACGGCCCTGGCACGCGGCGAGACGGTCTCCCGTGCCGTTGCCCAGGGCCGGCGCCGCCTATTCCGAGGCAACACCTGGTTCATACCGACCCTCTATCTGCGTAGTCAGGATGACGAGGGGCATCTGTTCGCCGAATAA
- a CDS encoding type II toxin-antitoxin system VapC family toxin translates to MTIRVVADTHALLWYLYNDSRLSKAATTFMDAIDEGGDQIAIASITLAELVYLIEKGKIASTSFERVIEMLSQPNATLVEIPFDRVVADMMRRIERDQVPDLPDRIVAATALSLGVPLISRDRKIQASIVPTIW, encoded by the coding sequence ATGACAATTCGCGTCGTTGCTGATACTCATGCACTGCTTTGGTATCTTTACAATGATTCTCGCCTGTCCAAAGCGGCAACAACGTTCATGGATGCCATTGATGAGGGTGGTGATCAAATCGCAATCGCCTCGATTACGCTGGCGGAACTGGTATATCTGATCGAGAAGGGGAAGATTGCGTCAACTTCCTTTGAACGTGTCATTGAGATGCTGTCCCAACCGAACGCGACCCTGGTTGAAATCCCCTTTGACCGCGTGGTGGCCGACATGATGCGAAGAATCGAGCGTGACCAGGTTCCAGACCTTCCTGATCGTATCGTTGCTGCTACCGCTTTATCTTTGGGTGTGCCATTGATTAGCCGAGATCGGAAGATTCAGGCATCCATTGTGCCAACCATTTGGTGA
- a CDS encoding histidine phosphatase family protein, with amino-acid sequence MIRHGQSLVNLEGWNQGNTDEGLTDLGQRQAAALAHWLPTKLPTMDILYCSTMRRALETAAPLCAAYNITLQREDRLREVGNNRLDHSPYPNDDLPRDYADYWGSERPFNSITPAMGEGESWMHFRTRVGSFLEEIVQRHRQQTVVAICHGGVVEATFDHIFNVGPWRRCEVWLRNSGITQFEYVEHPRRETWRLHYHDRADHLNDL; translated from the coding sequence ATGATACGACACGGTCAGAGCCTGGTCAACCTGGAGGGCTGGAACCAGGGCAATACGGACGAAGGCTTGACCGACCTGGGCCAACGCCAGGCTGCGGCCCTGGCCCACTGGCTGCCCACCAAACTCCCCACGATGGACATCCTCTATTGTAGCACCATGCGCCGCGCCCTGGAAACGGCTGCCCCACTCTGCGCTGCCTACAACATCACCTTGCAGCGCGAGGACCGCCTGCGTGAGGTCGGCAACAACCGCCTCGACCATTCCCCCTATCCGAACGATGACCTACCGCGTGACTACGCCGATTACTGGGGCAGCGAGCGCCCTTTCAACTCGATCACCCCGGCGATGGGCGAGGGCGAGAGCTGGATGCACTTCCGCACACGCGTCGGCTCCTTCCTGGAGGAAATCGTGCAGCGTCACCGGCAGCAGACCGTCGTCGCGATCTGTCACGGCGGCGTTGTGGAGGCCACCTTCGACCACATCTTCAACGTGGGGCCGTGGCGTCGCTGTGAAGTCTGGCTGCGCAACAGCGGCATCACGCAGTTCGAGTACGTGGAGCACCCGCGCCGCGAAACCTGGCGCCTGCACTACCACGACCGCGCCGACCATCTCAACGACCTCTGA
- the polX gene encoding DNA polymerase/3'-5' exonuclease PolX has product MTNHELANTFRLIADLLDIQGEVIYVTLAYRKVADSLETLGRDIADVWREGKLREVPGVGKAIADKMDELLRTGQLGFLERLQAEVPPSLAELLRVPDLGPKKIALFWRSLGITTLAQLEAAAAGGQLRSLAGMGAKSEAKILAGLESLSRRSGRTPLGLAYPVGLQMLIGLRTVPGVVNAALGGSLRRMKATVGDLDLLVAAADSAAVMQAFVSQPGVARILGQGSTKSSVEFSSGLRAQLWAHPPARFGTALQYATGSKEHNVRLRQLALDRGLSLSDQALTAADGREILCANEEEVYAALGLPWIAPELRGDRGEIQAALAGRLPRLITPGQRRAELHSHSTWSDGRASIREMALAARACGLQVLAVTDHSGGLGITGGLKVEDIARQRAEIDVVQQELGDSLRLLQGAEVEIRADGSLDYSDEVLAQFDIVVASLHTSLRQPRDQVTARLLNAVRNPHVDIIGHPTGRLIPDREGADLDMDAILAAAAQSGVALEINANPSRLDLDDIAARRAIGMGIRLAINTDAHDPEHLAQELFGIATARRAWVEPQHVINTWPPDALLAWLRSRA; this is encoded by the coding sequence ATGACCAACCACGAGCTCGCCAACACCTTTCGCCTGATCGCCGACCTGCTCGACATCCAGGGCGAAGTCATCTACGTCACCCTGGCCTACCGCAAAGTGGCCGACAGTCTGGAAACCCTGGGCCGTGACATCGCCGATGTCTGGCGTGAGGGCAAACTGCGCGAGGTGCCGGGCGTGGGCAAAGCCATTGCCGATAAAATGGATGAACTGCTGCGCACCGGTCAGCTCGGCTTCCTGGAACGGCTGCAGGCCGAAGTGCCGCCCTCGCTGGCCGAACTGCTGCGCGTACCCGATTTGGGGCCGAAGAAGATCGCCCTCTTCTGGCGCAGCCTGGGCATCACCACCCTGGCGCAGTTGGAAGCCGCGGCGGCCGGCGGTCAACTGCGCAGCCTGGCCGGCATGGGCGCCAAATCAGAGGCCAAAATCCTGGCGGGACTGGAATCGCTGAGCCGGCGCAGCGGCCGCACGCCGTTGGGCCTGGCCTACCCGGTTGGCCTGCAAATGCTGATCGGCCTGCGCACCGTGCCCGGCGTGGTGAACGCAGCCCTGGGCGGCAGCCTGCGTCGCATGAAGGCCACCGTGGGCGATCTCGATCTGCTGGTGGCCGCGGCCGATTCCGCGGCGGTCATGCAGGCGTTCGTCAGCCAGCCAGGCGTGGCGCGCATCCTCGGTCAGGGCAGCACCAAATCGAGCGTGGAGTTCAGCAGCGGCCTGCGAGCGCAACTGTGGGCGCATCCGCCGGCACGCTTCGGCACCGCGCTGCAGTACGCCACCGGCTCCAAAGAGCACAACGTGCGCCTGCGCCAACTGGCCCTCGACCGCGGCCTGTCCCTGTCGGACCAGGCCTTGACGGCCGCGGACGGCCGCGAAATCCTGTGCGCCAACGAGGAAGAGGTGTACGCCGCGCTCGGCCTGCCGTGGATTGCGCCGGAGCTGCGCGGGGACCGCGGCGAGATTCAGGCCGCGCTGGCCGGCCGCCTGCCCAGGCTGATTACGCCGGGTCAGCGCCGCGCAGAGCTGCACAGCCATTCGACCTGGAGCGATGGCCGGGCCTCGATCCGAGAGATGGCCCTGGCCGCGCGGGCGTGTGGCCTGCAGGTGCTCGCCGTCACCGATCATTCGGGCGGGCTGGGCATCACCGGCGGCCTCAAGGTGGAGGACATTGCGCGTCAGCGCGCGGAGATAGACGTGGTGCAGCAGGAATTGGGCGATTCGCTGCGCCTTCTGCAGGGCGCCGAGGTGGAAATTCGCGCGGATGGCTCGCTCGACTACAGCGATGAAGTGCTGGCGCAGTTCGACATCGTCGTGGCCTCTCTGCACACCAGCCTGCGTCAACCCCGCGACCAGGTGACCGCGCGGCTGCTCAACGCGGTGCGCAACCCGCACGTGGACATCATCGGCCACCCCACCGGCCGCCTGATTCCTGACCGCGAGGGCGCTGACCTGGACATGGACGCCATCCTGGCCGCGGCCGCTCAGAGCGGCGTCGCGCTGGAGATCAACGCCAATCCCAGCCGGCTCGACCTGGACGACATCGCGGCCCGCCGCGCCATCGGGATGGGCATCCGCCTGGCGATCAACACCGACGCGCACGACCCGGAGCACCTGGCGCAAGAGCTTTTCGGCATCGCCACCGCACGGCGGGCGTGGGTCGAGCCGCAGCACGTCATCAACACCTGGCCGCCGGATGCCCTCCTCGCCTGGTTACGCAGCCGCGCCTGA
- a CDS encoding DUF2442 domain-containing protein, which translates to MPIPFGAYIHVCSVTILPNSHLHLQFDDGSERVIDFEPLLLGPLWGALRDEALFAQVCVNADTGTIEWPNGADLNPVILHDWPEYSEQIIAERRARYAAIV; encoded by the coding sequence ATGCCTATTCCCTTCGGAGCCTATATCCATGTGTGCAGTGTGACCATTCTGCCGAACTCTCACCTGCACCTGCAGTTTGACGATGGCAGCGAGCGAGTGATTGACTTCGAGCCGCTTCTTCTTGGCCCCCTATGGGGCGCCCTGCGCGATGAAGCGTTGTTCGCCCAAGTGTGCGTCAATGCCGACACCGGTACGATCGAATGGCCGAACGGCGCTGATCTCAACCCGGTGATTCTTCACGACTGGCCGGAATACAGCGAACAGATCATCGCTGAACGCCGCGCTCGCTATGCCGCGATAGTCTGA
- a CDS encoding DUF2442 domain-containing protein yields MPIPFGAYIHVCSVTILPNSHLHLQFDDGSERVIDFEPLLLGPLWGALRDEALFAQVCVNADTGTIEWPNGADLNPVILHDWPEYSEQIIAERRARYAAIV; encoded by the coding sequence ATGCCTATTCCCTTCGGAGCCTATATCCATGTGTGCAGTGTGACCATTCTGCCGAACTCTCACCTGCACCTGCAGTTCGATGATGGCAGCGAGCGAGTGATTGACTTCGAGCCGCTTCTTCTTGGCCCCCTATGGGGCGCCCTGCGCGATGAAGCGTTGTTCGCCCAAGTGTGCGTCAATGCCGACACCGGTACGATCGAATGGCCGAATGGCGCTGATCTCAACCCGGTGATTCTTCACGACTGGCCGGAATACAGCGAACAGATCATCGCTGAACGCCGAGCTCGCTATGCCGCGATAGTCTGA